From the genome of Fundidesulfovibrio putealis DSM 16056:
CTGTCTGGAAACGCCGCTCAAGAACGTGCCCCTGGCCATCTGGGAGGACTGGCTCACCCGTCAGCTCCTCTACCTAAAGTTCTGCACCCCGGAGATGTGGATCGGGGCGCTGCCTGTGGTCTGGCTGTTCGCCGCGCCGCCGCTCATGGCCGCGTTCGGGGTGCTCGGCGCGCTCACCGGCTGCGCCGACGGCTGGTGGATAGGGGCTGCGCTCATCTATCTCGCAGGCTTCGTCATGGTGGGCCTGGCCTTCCGGACGTTGGCCCCCAGGCCCGTCCTGTTCTGGGACTGGACCCGCTGCTTCCTGGTGACGCCCTTCATGACCGTGTGGTGCTACCTGCGCACCTGGACCACCTTCACCATGCGCTGGCGCGGCATCGCCTATAAAGTCACCTGGGGCGGACGAGTGGTGGAAGTGCTCAAGTCGTGACGGGCCTGCCTGCCGGGTTGGTCTTGCCGCCGCCAGTTGCGCGGCTCAAAGACGGGAGCGACTTCGCAGATCATTTCGCCGTTGAGGGCGCAAAGGAAATCCGTCAGTTCCTGGCGGATTTCTTTTCGTACAGGCCTTCTTGGATGCGTGCTTTGTTTGCGCTGAGAGGCCCCCTGGCCAGGGCGCTCGGCGTGGGCCACTCGTTCCAAGCGGACAGGGCATACGGGGCGCATCAAGTGCCGTTCCAGGCTGGCGGGCAGATATTCGTGTTTCAGGTGGCTGCGGCCAGCGAGGGCGAGTACTGGGCGGGCCTGAGCGAAGACGGGCCGCTGCGGGCGGTGCTGGCCGTGGTGAGCGAGAAGCTGGAGGGTGCGGGAGGAGTGCGCTACCGGCATCACGTGATGACTTTCGTCACCTTCAAGAACTGGCGCGGGCGCGCGTATTTCACAGCGGTGAAGCCGTTTCACTGGCTGGTGGTCAAGGCCATGGCCGAAGCGGCCAAGTGAGAAGAGAAGAGTAAGAGAATATGCCTCCGGCGGCCAAAGGAACAAGTTCCTTTGGAATCCTCTATAGCTTCGCGGGATGGCAGGGTGAGTTGTGGAATGTCGAAGGCGCGGGCGATGCGGGCCATATCCCGCCAGAACGACGAGAGTTCTTAAGCCGCCTTCGGTAGCGCCTGCACCTTCATCTCCCGCCACCATTTCAGCCCCAGCACCACGAACGGAAGCAGCGCGCCGACTTCCGCGACTTCCCGGATTCCCAGGAAGCCCAACCCGTAATACAGCACCGCGCCGACGCACGTCGCCAGCAGCACCGGCGACACCGCCCGCCATTTGATCAATCCCATGGTGCGCTGGCAATAGAGCGTGGTACAGCAGGCCACCGCCCCCTTGGTGATCACGATGGACAGCCCCGCGCCCAGGAGCGGGTTGCCGGGAATAAGCAGCGAGCACAGCAGGATGTTCAGCGCCAGTCCCGCGCCGTAGATCACGAACAGAACGTTCTGGCGGTGCTGGCTCATCATCAGGTACGCGGCCAGGTTGTGGATGAAGCTGAAGATCACCGACGGCACCAGCCATTTCTGCAGCCACATGGCGTCCACGTAGGTCTTGCCGTAAATAAGCCCGATTATCCGGTCGGACTCCACCGCCAGCACGAACATCACCGGGATGGACGCCCCAAGCAGCCATTTGACGGACTTGTCCTTCAGGAGGTCGAACCCTTCCTTGTCGTGGCGCCACAGGCCAACGAACAGCGGGAACAGCACGCTCTTCATCAGCAGGCTGGAAATGGGAATCTGGACCGCGTCTACCACCTCCCAGGTGGCGGAATACTGCGCGATGGCGTGCGGGCCGGAGAACTTCTGCAAAAAGAACAGGTTGGCCTTGTTGTACAGGATTGAACAGAAGGCCAGCAGCACGAACACCAGCCCGCCCTTGGCGGTGTTCCAGGTGCGAGACATCGCCTTGCCCTTGAGGGTCAGGCCCTGGATGTCGGTCTTGTTGATGGTGGCCCACGCGCCGCCGATCAGGTTGATGCCGTTCTCGATGATCTTGAACAGCGCGATCCAGTGCGGCGCAAACCCCAAGGCCAGCGTGCCCAGCGCCCAGCCGTAGCCCACGATGGCTCCCACCGACTTGATGCGCGCCTCCAGGTCCTGGCGTCCCTGCACCCGGCAGGCCACGAAGAATGAACTGGCCAGCGCCTCCAGGCCAACGCCGGCGGTGATCACCTGCACCAGGTTGGTCAGGCCGCCGGTGTAGCGCTGCTGCATGACGAACACCGATACCCCGATCCAGCCCAGCATCAGGATCACGCCCTTGATGATGGTGTACTGCACGAGGATGTCGCCCTTGTGGCCGTACTTCTTGGACAACGAGGACACCAGCGGCTGGTT
Proteins encoded in this window:
- a CDS encoding DUF2867 domain-containing protein — its product is MTGLPAGLVLPPPVARLKDGSDFADHFAVEGAKEIRQFLADFFSYRPSWMRALFALRGPLARALGVGHSFQADRAYGAHQVPFQAGGQIFVFQVAAASEGEYWAGLSEDGPLRAVLAVVSEKLEGAGGVRYRHHVMTFVTFKNWRGRAYFTAVKPFHWLVVKAMAEAAK
- a CDS encoding lipopolysaccharide biosynthesis protein; this translates as MTTPATIPQAGAASHGIIGKFLHLASAQTIRDILHTCFFIYLARVDQSHYGEFQLAFNTAMIVLFLGEFGLNQPLVSSLSKKYGHKGDILVQYTIIKGVILMLGWIGVSVFVMQQRYTGGLTNLVQVITAGVGLEALASSFFVACRVQGRQDLEARIKSVGAIVGYGWALGTLALGFAPHWIALFKIIENGINLIGGAWATINKTDIQGLTLKGKAMSRTWNTAKGGLVFVLLAFCSILYNKANLFFLQKFSGPHAIAQYSATWEVVDAVQIPISSLLMKSVLFPLFVGLWRHDKEGFDLLKDKSVKWLLGASIPVMFVLAVESDRIIGLIYGKTYVDAMWLQKWLVPSVIFSFIHNLAAYLMMSQHRQNVLFVIYGAGLALNILLCSLLIPGNPLLGAGLSIVITKGAVACCTTLYCQRTMGLIKWRAVSPVLLATCVGAVLYYGLGFLGIREVAEVGALLPFVVLGLKWWREMKVQALPKAA